In Sceloporus undulatus isolate JIND9_A2432 ecotype Alabama chromosome 7, SceUnd_v1.1, whole genome shotgun sequence, one DNA window encodes the following:
- the GRIN1 gene encoding glutamate receptor ionotropic, NMDA 1 isoform X2 gives MRLLLLGVLVWFSLARAGCEPKVVNLGAVLSTKKHEAVFREAVAQANKRHGAWKIQLNATSVTHKPNAIQMALSVCEDLISSQVYAILVSHPPAPNDHLTPTPVSYTAGFYRIPVIGLTTRMSIYSDKSIHLSFLRTVPPYSHQSNVWFEMMRFYKWNHIILIVSDDHEGRAAQKKLETLLEEKESKAEKVLQFEPGTKNVTSLLLEAKELEARVIILSASEDDATTVYTAAAKENMTGPGYVWLVGEREISGNALRSAPEGLIGLQLMNGKNESAHIRDAVAVVAQAVHDLFEKENITDPPRGCVGNTNIWKTGPLFKRVLMQTKYADGVTGRVEFNEDGDRKYANYSVMNLQNNKLVQVGVYNGSHFLPNDRKIIWPGGETETPQGYEMSTKLKIVTIHQEPFVYVKPTQLDGKCEARHNSTGGLVQQVLCTGPNETMPGRPSVMLCCYGFCIDLLIKLAKTMNFTYEVHLVADGKFGTQERVNNSNKKEWNGMMGELLSGQADMIVAPLTINNERAQYIEFSKPFKYQGLTILVKKEIPRSTLDSFMQPFQSTLWLLVGLSVHVVAVMLYLLDRFSPFGRFKVNSEEEEEDALTLSSAMWFSWGVLLNSGIGEGAPRSFSARILGMVWAGFAMIIVASYTANLAAFLVLDRPEERITGINDPRLRNPSDKFIYATVKQSSVDIYFRRQVELSTMYRHMEKHNYESAAEAIQAVRDNKLHAFIWDSAVLEFEASQKCDLVTTGELFFRSGFGIGMRKDSPWKQNVSLAILNLHENGFMEELDKTWVRYQECDSRSNAPATLTFENMAGVFMLVAGGIVAGIFLIFIEIAYKRHKDARRKQMQLAFAAVNVWRKNLQSSLSLVAVGFTFRKGPEHFYLVDRKSGRAEPDPKKKATFRSITSTLASSFKRRRSSKDTQYHPTDITGQLNLSDPSVSTVV, from the exons atgcggctgctgctgctgggggtgCTGGTGTGGTTCTCGCTGGCCAGGGCCGGGTGCGAGCCCAAAGTGGTGAACCTCGGGGCGGTGCTGAGCACCAAGAAGCACGAGGCCGTCTTCCGCGAGGCAGTGGCCCAGGCCAACAAGCGCCACGGCGCCTGGAAGATCCAGCTCAACGCCACCTCCGTCACCCACAAGCCCAACGCCATCCAGATGGCCCTCTCCGTCTGCGAGGACCTCATCTCCAGCCAG GTCTACGCCATCTTAGTGAGTCACCCACCGGCTCCAAATGACCACCTCACGCCAACGCCTGTCTCCTACACAGCCGGATTCTATAGGATACCAGTCATTGGGCTGACCACGCGCATGTCCATATATTCGGATAAG AGCATCCACTTGTCCTTCCTGCGCACGGTCCCCCCTTATTCCCACCAGTCCAATGTCTGGTTTGAAATGATGCGCTTTTACAAGTGGAACCACATCATACTCATCGTCAGCGATGATCATGAGGGGCGAGCGGCCCAGAAGAAACTGGAgaccctcttagaagagaaagaatCAAAG GCTGAGAAGGTGCTCCAGTTTGAACCCGGGACAAAAAATGTCACTTcgctgctcttggaagctaaggaacTGGAGGCTCGGGTTATCATCCTCTCCGCCAG TGAGGATGATGCCACCACCGTCTACACGGCTGCAGCGAAAGAGAACATGACTGGTCCCGGCTACGTGTGGCTTGTGGGGGAGAGGGAGATCTCGGGCAATGCCCTGCGCAGTGCCCCAGAAG GACTGATTGGCTTGCAGCTCATGAATGGGAAGAACGAGTCTGCTCACATCAGGGATGCGGTGGCAGTGGTGGCCCAGGCCGTCCATGACCTCTTTGAGAAGGAGAATATCACAGACCCACCGAGGGGCTGTGTGGGCAacaccaacatctggaagactggcCCGCTCTTCAAGAG GGTGCTCATGCAGACCAAGTATGCGGATGGTGTGACAGGCAGAGTGGAGTTCAATGAGGATGGGGATAGGAAATATGCCAACTACAGTGTCATGAACCTACAGAATAACAAACTGGTGCAAGTCGGAGTCTACAATGGTAGCCAC TTTCTGCCCAACGACCGCAAGATCATCTGGCCTGGAGGAGAGACAGAGACGCCGCAGGGCTATGAAATGTCTACAAAACTAAAG ATTGTCACCATTCACCAAGAGCCGTTTGTCTATGTGAAGCCGACCCAGTTAGACGGGAAGTGTGAAGCGCGCCACAACAGCACCGGGGGGTTGGTGCAGCAGGTCCTCTGCACTGGGCCAAACGAGACCATGCCAG GCCGCCCCAGTGTGATGTTGTGTTGTTACGGATTCTGCATTGACTTACTCATCAAGCTCGCCAAGACAATGAATTTCACCTATGAAGTTCACCTGGTGGCCGATGGCAAATTTGGAACCCAAGAGCGG gtgaacaacagcaacaagaaggaGTGGAACGGGATGATGGGTGAGCTGCTGAGTGGCCAGGCCGACATGATTGTAGCCCCACTGACCATTAACAACGAGCGGGCACAGTACATCGAATTCTCCAAGCCCTTCAAGTATCAGGGACTCACCATCCTGGTCAAAAAG gaaaTTCCCCGCAGCACGCTGGACTCGTTCATGCAGCCATTCCAGAGCACTCTGTGGCTCTTAGTGGGGCTCTCGGTGCACGTGGTGGCTGTGATGCTATACCTCCTGGACCGCTTCAG CCCGTTTGGCCGATTTAAAGTGAACAgcgaagaagaggaagaggatgctCTGACACTCTCTTCTGCCATGTGGTTTTCCTGGGGAGTCCTGCTGAACTCTGGCATTGGAGAAG GCGCTCCTCGGAGTTTCTCAGCTCGAATCCTTGGAATGGTGTGGGCTGGATTTGCCATGATTATCGTTGCCTCCTACACTGCCAACCTGGCTGCCTTCCTGGTGTTGGACAGACCGGAGGAACGAATCACTGGCATCAATGACCCCAGG ctGCGAAACCCTTCTGACAAGTTCATCTATGCCACTGTGAAGCAGAGTTCTGTAGACATTTACTTCCGGCGGCAGGTGGAGCTGAGCACTATGTACCGGCACATGGAGAAACACAATTATGAGAGCGCCGCAGAAGCCATCCAGGCTGTCCGGGACAA CAAGCTCCATGCATTCATCTGGGACTCAGCTGTACTGGAGTTTGAAGCTTCACAGAAGTGTGACCTGGTGACAACGGGGGAGCTCTTCTTCCGCTCTGGCTTTGGCATCGGGATGCGCAAGGACAGCCCCTGGAAGCAGAACGTCTCTCTGGCCATCCTCAA CCTCCACGAGAACGGCTTCATGGAAGAGCTTGACAAGACCTGGGTGAGGTATCAGGAGTGTGACTCCCGCAGCAATGCCCCAGCGACCCTCACTTTTGAGAACATGGCAG GTGTATTCATGCTGGTGGCTGGAGGTATTGTGGCCGGgatatttttaatattcataGAAATAGCATACAAAAGGCATAAAGACGCCCGGAGGAAGCAGATGCAACTGGCGTTTGCGGCTGTTAATGTGTGGCGGAAAAACCTGCAG tcctctctctctcttgtggccGTAGGATTCACCTTCAGAAAAGGCCCCGAGCATTTTTATTTAGTG GATAGAAAAAGTGGTAGAGCAGAACCAGACCCTAAAAAGAAAGCCACTTTTAGGTCCATCACCTCTACCCTGGCCTCCAGCTTCAAGAGACGTAGGTCATCCAAAGATACg CAGTATCACCCTACAGACATCACTGGGCAGCTCAACCTCTCCGACCCCTCGGTCAGCACCGTGGTGTGA
- the GRIN1 gene encoding glutamate receptor ionotropic, NMDA 1 isoform X7, which translates to MRLLLLGVLVWFSLARAGCEPKVVNLGAVLSTKKHEAVFREAVAQANKRHGAWKIQLNATSVTHKPNAIQMALSVCEDLISSQVYAILVSHPPAPNDHLTPTPVSYTAGFYRIPVIGLTTRMSIYSDKSIHLSFLRTVPPYSHQSNVWFEMMRFYKWNHIILIVSDDHEGRAAQKKLETLLEEKESKAEKVLQFEPGTKNVTSLLLEAKELEARVIILSASEDDATTVYTAAAKENMTGPGYVWLVGEREISGNALRSAPEGLIGLQLMNGKNESAHIRDAVAVVAQAVHDLFEKENITDPPRGCVGNTNIWKTGPLFKRVLMQTKYADGVTGRVEFNEDGDRKYANYSVMNLQNNKLVQVGVYNGSHFLPNDRKIIWPGGETETPQGYEMSTKLKIVTIHQEPFVYVKPTQLDGKCEARHNSTGGLVQQVLCTGPNETMPGRPSVMLCCYGFCIDLLIKLAKTMNFTYEVHLVADGKFGTQERVNNSNKKEWNGMMGELLSGQADMIVAPLTINNERAQYIEFSKPFKYQGLTILVKKEIPRSTLDSFMQPFQSTLWLLVGLSVHVVAVMLYLLDRFSPFGRFKVNSEEEEEDALTLSSAMWFSWGVLLNSGIGEGAPRSFSARILGMVWAGFAMIIVASYTANLAAFLVLDRPEERITGINDPRLRNPSDKFIYATVKQSSVDIYFRRQVELSTMYRHMEKHNYESAAEAIQAVRDNKLHAFIWDSAVLEFEASQKCDLVTTGELFFRSGFGIGMRKDSPWKQNVSLAILNLHENGFMEELDKTWVRYQECDSRSNAPATLTFENMAGVFMLVAGGIVAGIFLIFIEIAYKRHKDARRKQMQLAFAAVNVWRKNLQQYHPTDITGQLNLSDPSVSTVV; encoded by the exons atgcggctgctgctgctgggggtgCTGGTGTGGTTCTCGCTGGCCAGGGCCGGGTGCGAGCCCAAAGTGGTGAACCTCGGGGCGGTGCTGAGCACCAAGAAGCACGAGGCCGTCTTCCGCGAGGCAGTGGCCCAGGCCAACAAGCGCCACGGCGCCTGGAAGATCCAGCTCAACGCCACCTCCGTCACCCACAAGCCCAACGCCATCCAGATGGCCCTCTCCGTCTGCGAGGACCTCATCTCCAGCCAG GTCTACGCCATCTTAGTGAGTCACCCACCGGCTCCAAATGACCACCTCACGCCAACGCCTGTCTCCTACACAGCCGGATTCTATAGGATACCAGTCATTGGGCTGACCACGCGCATGTCCATATATTCGGATAAG AGCATCCACTTGTCCTTCCTGCGCACGGTCCCCCCTTATTCCCACCAGTCCAATGTCTGGTTTGAAATGATGCGCTTTTACAAGTGGAACCACATCATACTCATCGTCAGCGATGATCATGAGGGGCGAGCGGCCCAGAAGAAACTGGAgaccctcttagaagagaaagaatCAAAG GCTGAGAAGGTGCTCCAGTTTGAACCCGGGACAAAAAATGTCACTTcgctgctcttggaagctaaggaacTGGAGGCTCGGGTTATCATCCTCTCCGCCAG TGAGGATGATGCCACCACCGTCTACACGGCTGCAGCGAAAGAGAACATGACTGGTCCCGGCTACGTGTGGCTTGTGGGGGAGAGGGAGATCTCGGGCAATGCCCTGCGCAGTGCCCCAGAAG GACTGATTGGCTTGCAGCTCATGAATGGGAAGAACGAGTCTGCTCACATCAGGGATGCGGTGGCAGTGGTGGCCCAGGCCGTCCATGACCTCTTTGAGAAGGAGAATATCACAGACCCACCGAGGGGCTGTGTGGGCAacaccaacatctggaagactggcCCGCTCTTCAAGAG GGTGCTCATGCAGACCAAGTATGCGGATGGTGTGACAGGCAGAGTGGAGTTCAATGAGGATGGGGATAGGAAATATGCCAACTACAGTGTCATGAACCTACAGAATAACAAACTGGTGCAAGTCGGAGTCTACAATGGTAGCCAC TTTCTGCCCAACGACCGCAAGATCATCTGGCCTGGAGGAGAGACAGAGACGCCGCAGGGCTATGAAATGTCTACAAAACTAAAG ATTGTCACCATTCACCAAGAGCCGTTTGTCTATGTGAAGCCGACCCAGTTAGACGGGAAGTGTGAAGCGCGCCACAACAGCACCGGGGGGTTGGTGCAGCAGGTCCTCTGCACTGGGCCAAACGAGACCATGCCAG GCCGCCCCAGTGTGATGTTGTGTTGTTACGGATTCTGCATTGACTTACTCATCAAGCTCGCCAAGACAATGAATTTCACCTATGAAGTTCACCTGGTGGCCGATGGCAAATTTGGAACCCAAGAGCGG gtgaacaacagcaacaagaaggaGTGGAACGGGATGATGGGTGAGCTGCTGAGTGGCCAGGCCGACATGATTGTAGCCCCACTGACCATTAACAACGAGCGGGCACAGTACATCGAATTCTCCAAGCCCTTCAAGTATCAGGGACTCACCATCCTGGTCAAAAAG gaaaTTCCCCGCAGCACGCTGGACTCGTTCATGCAGCCATTCCAGAGCACTCTGTGGCTCTTAGTGGGGCTCTCGGTGCACGTGGTGGCTGTGATGCTATACCTCCTGGACCGCTTCAG CCCGTTTGGCCGATTTAAAGTGAACAgcgaagaagaggaagaggatgctCTGACACTCTCTTCTGCCATGTGGTTTTCCTGGGGAGTCCTGCTGAACTCTGGCATTGGAGAAG GCGCTCCTCGGAGTTTCTCAGCTCGAATCCTTGGAATGGTGTGGGCTGGATTTGCCATGATTATCGTTGCCTCCTACACTGCCAACCTGGCTGCCTTCCTGGTGTTGGACAGACCGGAGGAACGAATCACTGGCATCAATGACCCCAGG ctGCGAAACCCTTCTGACAAGTTCATCTATGCCACTGTGAAGCAGAGTTCTGTAGACATTTACTTCCGGCGGCAGGTGGAGCTGAGCACTATGTACCGGCACATGGAGAAACACAATTATGAGAGCGCCGCAGAAGCCATCCAGGCTGTCCGGGACAA CAAGCTCCATGCATTCATCTGGGACTCAGCTGTACTGGAGTTTGAAGCTTCACAGAAGTGTGACCTGGTGACAACGGGGGAGCTCTTCTTCCGCTCTGGCTTTGGCATCGGGATGCGCAAGGACAGCCCCTGGAAGCAGAACGTCTCTCTGGCCATCCTCAA CCTCCACGAGAACGGCTTCATGGAAGAGCTTGACAAGACCTGGGTGAGGTATCAGGAGTGTGACTCCCGCAGCAATGCCCCAGCGACCCTCACTTTTGAGAACATGGCAG GTGTATTCATGCTGGTGGCTGGAGGTATTGTGGCCGGgatatttttaatattcataGAAATAGCATACAAAAGGCATAAAGACGCCCGGAGGAAGCAGATGCAACTGGCGTTTGCGGCTGTTAATGTGTGGCGGAAAAACCTGCAG CAGTATCACCCTACAGACATCACTGGGCAGCTCAACCTCTCCGACCCCTCGGTCAGCACCGTGGTGTGA
- the GRIN1 gene encoding glutamate receptor ionotropic, NMDA 1 isoform X3 → MRLLLLGVLVWFSLARAGCEPKVVNLGAVLSTKKHEAVFREAVAQANKRHGAWKIQLNATSVTHKPNAIQMALSVCEDLISSQVYAILVSHPPAPNDHLTPTPVSYTAGFYRIPVIGLTTRMSIYSDKSIHLSFLRTVPPYSHQSNVWFEMMRFYKWNHIILIVSDDHEGRAAQKKLETLLEEKESKSKKRNYDSLEQLSYDNKRGPKAEKVLQFEPGTKNVTSLLLEAKELEARVIILSASEDDATTVYTAAAKENMTGPGYVWLVGEREISGNALRSAPEGLIGLQLMNGKNESAHIRDAVAVVAQAVHDLFEKENITDPPRGCVGNTNIWKTGPLFKRVLMQTKYADGVTGRVEFNEDGDRKYANYSVMNLQNNKLVQVGVYNGSHFLPNDRKIIWPGGETETPQGYEMSTKLKIVTIHQEPFVYVKPTQLDGKCEARHNSTGGLVQQVLCTGPNETMPGRPSVMLCCYGFCIDLLIKLAKTMNFTYEVHLVADGKFGTQERVNNSNKKEWNGMMGELLSGQADMIVAPLTINNERAQYIEFSKPFKYQGLTILVKKEIPRSTLDSFMQPFQSTLWLLVGLSVHVVAVMLYLLDRFSPFGRFKVNSEEEEEDALTLSSAMWFSWGVLLNSGIGEGAPRSFSARILGMVWAGFAMIIVASYTANLAAFLVLDRPEERITGINDPRLRNPSDKFIYATVKQSSVDIYFRRQVELSTMYRHMEKHNYESAAEAIQAVRDNKLHAFIWDSAVLEFEASQKCDLVTTGELFFRSGFGIGMRKDSPWKQNVSLAILNLHENGFMEELDKTWVRYQECDSRSNAPATLTFENMAGVFMLVAGGIVAGIFLIFIEIAYKRHKDARRKQMQLAFAAVNVWRKNLQDRKSGRAEPDPKKKATFRSITSTLASSFKRRRSSKDTQYHPTDITGQLNLSDPSVSTVV, encoded by the exons atgcggctgctgctgctgggggtgCTGGTGTGGTTCTCGCTGGCCAGGGCCGGGTGCGAGCCCAAAGTGGTGAACCTCGGGGCGGTGCTGAGCACCAAGAAGCACGAGGCCGTCTTCCGCGAGGCAGTGGCCCAGGCCAACAAGCGCCACGGCGCCTGGAAGATCCAGCTCAACGCCACCTCCGTCACCCACAAGCCCAACGCCATCCAGATGGCCCTCTCCGTCTGCGAGGACCTCATCTCCAGCCAG GTCTACGCCATCTTAGTGAGTCACCCACCGGCTCCAAATGACCACCTCACGCCAACGCCTGTCTCCTACACAGCCGGATTCTATAGGATACCAGTCATTGGGCTGACCACGCGCATGTCCATATATTCGGATAAG AGCATCCACTTGTCCTTCCTGCGCACGGTCCCCCCTTATTCCCACCAGTCCAATGTCTGGTTTGAAATGATGCGCTTTTACAAGTGGAACCACATCATACTCATCGTCAGCGATGATCATGAGGGGCGAGCGGCCCAGAAGAAACTGGAgaccctcttagaagagaaagaatCAAAG AGTAAAAAAAGGAACTATGACAGCCTCGAACAACTATCCTATGACAACAAGCGAGGACCCAAG GCTGAGAAGGTGCTCCAGTTTGAACCCGGGACAAAAAATGTCACTTcgctgctcttggaagctaaggaacTGGAGGCTCGGGTTATCATCCTCTCCGCCAG TGAGGATGATGCCACCACCGTCTACACGGCTGCAGCGAAAGAGAACATGACTGGTCCCGGCTACGTGTGGCTTGTGGGGGAGAGGGAGATCTCGGGCAATGCCCTGCGCAGTGCCCCAGAAG GACTGATTGGCTTGCAGCTCATGAATGGGAAGAACGAGTCTGCTCACATCAGGGATGCGGTGGCAGTGGTGGCCCAGGCCGTCCATGACCTCTTTGAGAAGGAGAATATCACAGACCCACCGAGGGGCTGTGTGGGCAacaccaacatctggaagactggcCCGCTCTTCAAGAG GGTGCTCATGCAGACCAAGTATGCGGATGGTGTGACAGGCAGAGTGGAGTTCAATGAGGATGGGGATAGGAAATATGCCAACTACAGTGTCATGAACCTACAGAATAACAAACTGGTGCAAGTCGGAGTCTACAATGGTAGCCAC TTTCTGCCCAACGACCGCAAGATCATCTGGCCTGGAGGAGAGACAGAGACGCCGCAGGGCTATGAAATGTCTACAAAACTAAAG ATTGTCACCATTCACCAAGAGCCGTTTGTCTATGTGAAGCCGACCCAGTTAGACGGGAAGTGTGAAGCGCGCCACAACAGCACCGGGGGGTTGGTGCAGCAGGTCCTCTGCACTGGGCCAAACGAGACCATGCCAG GCCGCCCCAGTGTGATGTTGTGTTGTTACGGATTCTGCATTGACTTACTCATCAAGCTCGCCAAGACAATGAATTTCACCTATGAAGTTCACCTGGTGGCCGATGGCAAATTTGGAACCCAAGAGCGG gtgaacaacagcaacaagaaggaGTGGAACGGGATGATGGGTGAGCTGCTGAGTGGCCAGGCCGACATGATTGTAGCCCCACTGACCATTAACAACGAGCGGGCACAGTACATCGAATTCTCCAAGCCCTTCAAGTATCAGGGACTCACCATCCTGGTCAAAAAG gaaaTTCCCCGCAGCACGCTGGACTCGTTCATGCAGCCATTCCAGAGCACTCTGTGGCTCTTAGTGGGGCTCTCGGTGCACGTGGTGGCTGTGATGCTATACCTCCTGGACCGCTTCAG CCCGTTTGGCCGATTTAAAGTGAACAgcgaagaagaggaagaggatgctCTGACACTCTCTTCTGCCATGTGGTTTTCCTGGGGAGTCCTGCTGAACTCTGGCATTGGAGAAG GCGCTCCTCGGAGTTTCTCAGCTCGAATCCTTGGAATGGTGTGGGCTGGATTTGCCATGATTATCGTTGCCTCCTACACTGCCAACCTGGCTGCCTTCCTGGTGTTGGACAGACCGGAGGAACGAATCACTGGCATCAATGACCCCAGG ctGCGAAACCCTTCTGACAAGTTCATCTATGCCACTGTGAAGCAGAGTTCTGTAGACATTTACTTCCGGCGGCAGGTGGAGCTGAGCACTATGTACCGGCACATGGAGAAACACAATTATGAGAGCGCCGCAGAAGCCATCCAGGCTGTCCGGGACAA CAAGCTCCATGCATTCATCTGGGACTCAGCTGTACTGGAGTTTGAAGCTTCACAGAAGTGTGACCTGGTGACAACGGGGGAGCTCTTCTTCCGCTCTGGCTTTGGCATCGGGATGCGCAAGGACAGCCCCTGGAAGCAGAACGTCTCTCTGGCCATCCTCAA CCTCCACGAGAACGGCTTCATGGAAGAGCTTGACAAGACCTGGGTGAGGTATCAGGAGTGTGACTCCCGCAGCAATGCCCCAGCGACCCTCACTTTTGAGAACATGGCAG GTGTATTCATGCTGGTGGCTGGAGGTATTGTGGCCGGgatatttttaatattcataGAAATAGCATACAAAAGGCATAAAGACGCCCGGAGGAAGCAGATGCAACTGGCGTTTGCGGCTGTTAATGTGTGGCGGAAAAACCTGCAG GATAGAAAAAGTGGTAGAGCAGAACCAGACCCTAAAAAGAAAGCCACTTTTAGGTCCATCACCTCTACCCTGGCCTCCAGCTTCAAGAGACGTAGGTCATCCAAAGATACg CAGTATCACCCTACAGACATCACTGGGCAGCTCAACCTCTCCGACCCCTCGGTCAGCACCGTGGTGTGA